Part of the Spinacia oleracea cultivar Varoflay chromosome 5, BTI_SOV_V1, whole genome shotgun sequence genome, TGGGCACATAGAATTAGTGGAGGTCTAGTTAGTGACCCGAACGATTTTCCGGATTATTGGATAATGTGAAGCACGGAGTATATTGTAACTACAGGTGCCAATGACTCTAAAGCTCGAGTTATAATGTCACAAATAGAATTAGATATTATGCAATTTAGCTCTAGTGATCATGTCCCATGTTGCGACCATATCTTTTTCAATGTTGGGATGAGACTAAATCAGACCTTGTGTAGAGTCCATCAAATCTTGTTGGTGGAGTCCGTATCAGAATTTGATCACTAGTAAAAGCAGGGAAGGAGTTTGGACAAGAAAAAATTATTACCAAACTCATAGAGGTTATATAAGCCCTAATATAGCAATACAGGTGTACGTTATTTCAACATAGACTTGATCAAAAGCCAGGCCGGACTGGGTTTGGACTGGGCAACAACCTAAAAATCAGCTCAATAAGTCCGATTGCCAGACCGGGTTTGGACTGGGCAACAACCTAAAAATCAGCTCAATAAGTCCGATTGTGCCgaattttgggttgattttatgCGCCCAAAATCTGTTGTTTCGGGCTTAAAATAGCGGCATTTTAAGGCTAATTTTGGACGTATCAATTTTATATCTAAATTTGTGGTTTAAAGTTGCCCAAAATCCCATCCAAAAAATTAGAAGGGATCAGTCCAGGCCCAATTACCTAGCCTAATTTTGCCAAAATCGTTATTTTTGGACCGGGACAATTTTATAACTAATTTTGTGTTTTAAGTTGCTTAAAACCCACCCCAAATAGAAAAAATACAGGACGGGCCAGACCCGACAAAACGGGCTTAAAAATTCGCCAAAAACCCGTTGTTTTGGGGCCGAGGCAGGCTCTAAGTGGATCAGGTCTACTTCGATACCCTCATTTGGAGCTAAATAGCCAATAGGTCAAGTGCTGAAAAACAACTACAGAAAAATGACACAAGTTGAATGCAAACTATGTCATTAGTTACCTTCCTCAACATTGTACATGACATAAAAAGTTCCTATAGTTTTCTCTTTAATTAGCAGCAAATGTAGTGTAGATAACATTGCAGCATTTCATTTTCCTCCCTGTTTGAACCAGATCCTACCCAGGCTTACTTGATAATTAAAGATCATTAAATTCTTCTTGAAACTACACGATCATGTAGTTTTAACACAAACAAAATGATATCTGCTTCAAATAACATACAAAATGATGCTTTGTTAATTTGCCATCAAAGGTGGCAGAGTATGAGGTTCAGATCAACCTTAGACCATATTGACATCAGTTCTAAGCAAAATAAACTTAATACCAAAATATACTGATCTGAAATCACAGTGCCTGAAAATCATCCAGATCAATAATCTTATCAGAACTCAGAAGAAATAATACCAGTAGACAAACGAGTCATCTTCTCCTCTAATTCTCTCCTTTTCTTCGCGCTTCTTTCCATGAACTCCTTTTCCTCCATGTCAATTTCAGCTTTTCTCGATCTTCTTCAGCATCTTTATCCTCTCCATTCTCAGCTTCTTTTCATTATGTTGTGTCTTTGCCTCCTCAACCATGGGAGCTAACCAGTCCACTTTTAAGCCTACGCGGTTGAGATCATCTAGAATTAATTGTATCTCATCTACTGTCGAATCAGTCAAGTCCTTTACTTTAGCCCTTTGGAGTGTGATGTTGAGCTTTGCTAATGACTCTAAGGCATAAGCTCGCATTGCCTTGCTACGGACAGAATTTTTACCGAATAGGGTACCGTGTTTAGCCCAAATTGTTTCTAATGTTGGGAGGAATTCAGACCTGATATCAACCCCTTCAAAGTTTACAGTTGATGAACCAGTTTTACGAGTCTGCAACAGGTCGAAAGAGTCAAAGAGTGCAATATTTGAGAATGCTGTAATCTTACTAcgcaactgaaaataaaaagcATTCTCGAGAATTAATTATGGTTACCTGTTGTACAGTTGAAGGAGTTACAGGTGTGGAATTTGCAATGAAAACTCTCCCTTCTGATAAATTTGGACCTATATACATGAATATAATTAGAAATCCTTGTATAATTGAGTTAATGACTTGAAAAACACCTTCACAAATACCTAATCTTTCTTCTTCGACATGAAAAATGACTTTTCTGATGTCAATTAAGAAtcattaaatggaaaaaagtatACGAGTTCATCACTAGTTAGCTAGGGGGTTAATTAGTATTACCTGTACTTCTTCCATTTGGAGTAGGTCTTATTTCATCAGAGTGATTTGCTGCACAAGAATGTGGTTGTTCATTGAAAAAACTTGTCCacgcctcttcttcttcttcatcctgCTTGAAATTGGTTGTTCTGTTAAGTTCACTTGATTCGGAAAACTCCTGACTAGAGGAATCATCCACCACTCCATCTGAAGCTTGCTGGCGGGAAGGGCCTGCCTTtgtctcatcatcatcatcatcatcatcatcatcatcatcatcatcatcttcatcatcatcatcatcatcatcatcatcctcatcttcatcatcatcttcatcatcatcatcattgcGTTCACTTCAAAAGCAAACAAACATCCTGTCAGAGCTCTGATGAACAACTATGGAACATATTATTGACTCATAAAGAACAAAACCACTTCATATAATCATATTGCtatggtttaagcttagtagtAGTAGACATCTATTGTAATTAATAACTTCATTGCTTATCAGACAAGCTTTTTAGCCATATGCAACCATTGAATCACATCAACTGTAACATGTACTGTTACAAACTGTACTTTGAAATATGAAAACGAAATTATAGAAACTAGATTAGGACGAGATTATCTCTGTCCTTAGGATAATATTAGCCCCCACTATAATTGCTGATGAGATTCAAAGCTAATCTACCCCCAGGATTCCCTAATCATATGAACGGATTACAGCAATATCATCCATTCTCAAGAACATGTGTTTATCAGAAATATGAATGAAAAACGTAATTAACATTAACCTTCTGCCTTAggttaaataggaaaataatatgGCAGTTACAAAAGTAACCGCCTCTGATATTATcctatttaattaaatcgttaattagATCCTTAAATAAGCCGTGCGCGTGCCGGCTAGcaactagcttgttatttaaatggtctagctattagcttgaaatttataaaagtttcaagctagtccctctccctagctacaaccattggagatgctcttattAACCCAATTAACCCAACACTAGCAAACAAGCCCAATGCCCCACTTGGTCCAATGACTCAAGGCACAACATATTTAATAAGTCAAGCACATGGGTATATTTAAAGATATACAAAGGTTCATATTTCTTCCATGTGAGAGAAAACTCCCACATAACAAAGTGAAGACTATTATATCTAACATGTACTTCATCCATTATACATATATAGTTCTAACTTCTAAACTCCAAGTAAGCAACTTCTTTTCATCCATCGAGTTACGAGTGTGTTACATAAAACATTGACTAGTACTTTACAACGAGACAATATAAATGATTATGAAATGCTCAAACTCAGCTCGATCTCTCAAGTCATGTAATCATGGAAAATGCTTTTGATTGTTACCTTTTCCTTAATGAAAATTAGCAATGACAAATCAACAATTACTTTAATTTGATAATTGGTTACAACGATCAAAAGGAATATATTTGTCACCCTAAACCAgaaagttcaaaaaaaaaaatcatatgatTAATTACTGATTACAGAATAGCTTGAATAAGCATCATCAACAGCCAACACAAGCCCTTCAACAAAACTTAATTTACTATTTCCATGATATATAGTACACCAACATTTTACCATTTTCATGTTATAGTACAAAACAACACCCAAAAATACAAAAGGAGAAGCTTGCAAAAGTGAGTAATTCCACATAAAACAGGGGAAAACGGAAAGTGAGTAATTTACGATTGGTGACCCTATCAAACCAATTTTAATTTTCTTACAAACCTTGATACTTTGATCAATAATACGAAGCACATATTACCGATAACAAATTcacaattactccctccgtttcattATATTTGCTCCGCTTTGACCAAAAAGCCCTGACAAAAATTGGTCAAATGGAGCGAATAAAATGAGATTGAGGGAGTATGAAATATTTCTTCATGACTAGGCCAAAAACGAGACGTACAATTTGATTGCATAGCTACTTAATTGTTTTGTTTCCTAATTTATTAGTACCCTGCGCAGTACACATACTGACTTACATAGAACACGCAAATAAAAAaactagacctgatcaagacaAGCCCGGCCTGGCCCGCCCGAATTTTTTGTGAGTTTGGGTAGATTTTTCCGGCCCGGTTTCCGGGCCCGGTCCGAAAAATTAATTTTTCTGGGACGGGTTtggaaaacacaaaaatacactttttagttataattttggcccggcccgaaaatgCCCAGAAAAGCCCGGTATTTTAGGCCCGAAAATAGCGGGTTTGTGTACAAATCTCGGCCCTGCCCGGTCTGGCCCGACATAGTGGGCTGATTTTTATGCCCTGGCCCAACCCAAACCCGCCCCGCCCCGCCGTTTGATCCAGTCTAAAAAAAACTATCAAATTTCTGTAACAAGTGAATCGAAATTTGACTAGCTACTTGTTTGGTTTCTTTATAAGAACAAACAAATCAACCAGATTTTATCAAATTTCTGTAACAAGTAAATTGAAGCAAGAAAATATTATCACATATAAATAAATGCATACCTTTCAGGTAAAAACCAAGTCGGAGGAGGCCAAAACATTTTAGAAAAACTCGAAGAAAGTCTGAAATTGTTTCCTTCTCCCAATCTATGAACTCCAACATCAACCTCTTCATCATCAAACAATCTGAAATCAGGTGCATCAGATTGACCACGATACTGAGTAAAACAATTTGCAACAAACAGAATCCGATTCCCCTTCCACCCAGAAAAATTAAAATCTTCAGTTTTCAcaaaaaaacaataatcaacCCCAACACACAAAACTCTCCTCCCATTTCGCAAACAATTAATCTCATCCCACCTCCTTCTTCCCTCGTCAAACTTATAGACATTAAAAACAACCGGTTCATCTCTTTTCACATACTCCCGCACCACCAGGTAAAGCTCCCCTGATGTGGGGTCCACCACCAACCTCTTCCGCCGGTCACCGGGTCTTTCAAAACCGCAAATTGGTTGCGCCACCAAGGTAACCGCCACCGTCATTGTTTTAGTGTTTAACTTATGAAGCCTAC contains:
- the LOC130461101 gene encoding rRNA biogenesis protein rrp36-like, producing the protein MTVAVTLVAQPICGFERPGDRRKRLVVDPTSGELYLVVREYVKRDEPVVFNVYKFDEGRRRWDEINCLRNGRRVLCVGVDYCFFVKTEDFNFSGWKGNRILFVANCFTQYRGQSDAPDFRLFDDEEVDVGVHRLGEGNNFRLSSSFSKMFWPPPTWFLPESERNDDDDEDDDEDEDDDDDDDDDEDDDDDDDDDDDDDDETKAGPSRQQASDGVVDDSSSQEFSESSELNRTTNFKQDEEEEEAWTSFFNEQPHSCAANHSDEIRPTPNGRSTGPNLSEGRVFIANSTPVTPSTVQQTRKTGSSTVNFEGVDIRSEFLPTLETIWAKHGTLFGKNSVRSKAMRAYALESLAKLNITLQRAKVKDLTDSTVDEIQLILDDLNRVGLKVDWLAPMVEEAKTQHNEKKLRMERIKMLKKIEKS